GACTCATGAAATGACGTTCCAGAAGTGATGCAATGGCGGCAATTATACCCGCTATTGTCCGCCCGCTATAGCCTCTTCACCTCCTGCGGCGCCTTCTCTTATTACCTCTGCGCCACGAAAGCCGATCGACATCGCAATATGATTCGAAAACGCTACGTGATTAACAATTGCGTATCATTTTTCAAACATAACATTGACGTTTATGTGTGCGATTTCCTATACGTTAGCGCACGTGTTCAGGTTGCACGAAACAACAATACCAATAACCGCAATGTGGAGCTTTTCATGAACGAGAGTCCATCGCTGGAACAGACACGCGCTGACGTGCTGGCTCCACCTTCGCCTGCTGACGCCGCGCTCGATCCGCGTCAACAGCGGGTGATCAAAAAAGTTATTCCGCAGGCTCATTACTTTTTTGTTCATCCTGTTCGTCTTCTCGTACCTGGATCGCATCAACATCGGCTTTGCCGGGCTGACGATGGGCAAAGATCTGGGGCTGACCAGCACCATGTTTGGCCTGGCGACCACCCTGTTTTACGTGATGTATGTGATTTGCGGGATCCCCAGCAACGTGATGCTGAGCGTGGTGGGTGCGCGGCGCTGGATCGCCATTCTGATGGTGGTGTGGGGGATTGCGTCCACCGCCACCATGTTCGCCACCGGCCCTGGTAGCCTGTATGTGCTGCGCATGCTGGTGGGGATCGCCGAGGCGGGCTTCCTGCCGGGCCTGCTGCTCTATTTAACCTTCTGGTTCCCGGCGCACTACCGCGCCCGCGCCAACGCCCTGTTTATGATTGCCATGCCGGTGACCATGGCGCTGGGCTCGCTGGCCTCCGGGTACATTCTCAACCTTGATGGGGTGATGAACCTGAAGGGCTGGCAGTGGCTGTTCCTGCTGGAGGGCTTCCCGTCGGTGATTCTGGGCTTTGTGGTCTGGTTCTGGCTGGATGACAGCCCGGATAAAGCCCGCTGGCTGACCCAGGATGACAAAGCCTGCCTGAAGGAGATGCTGGAGGCGGATCGCCTGAATGCCGAGAACACCCAACTGCGGGAGCGGGCCGCGCTGGCGCCGAAACAGGGCAGCCTGATGCGGGAGCTGTTCACCCCGACCATCATGCTCTACACGCTGGCCTACTTCTGCCTGACCAATACCCTGAGCGCCCTGAGCGTCTGGACGCCGCTGATCCTGCGCAGCATCAGTGAGGAGAGCAGCAACGTCACCATCGGGATCCTGAGCGCCATCCCGCAGATCTGTACCATCGTGGCGATGGTCTGGTGGAGTAAGCGTTCCGATAAGCGCAACGAGCGTAAAGTCCACACCCTGCTGCCGTACCTGTTTGCCGCCGCAGGCTGGATCCTGACCGCCACCAGCCGCGATCCGATGCTGCAGTTCACCGGGATCGTGATGGCCTCGTCGGGTGCCTTTGCCGCGATGGTGATCTTCTGGACGACGCCGGACCGCTCTATTTCACTGCGGGCTCGCGCCGTGGGAATTGCGGTGATCAACGCCACCGGGATGACCGGTGCCGCGCTGGGGCCGCTGCTGATGGGGCTGATGAAGGACATCACCGGCAACTTCAACGCCGGGATCTTTATGGTGGCCGGTTTCCTTGTGCTGGGCGCGGTGGTGATTGCGTTGATTCCGATGAAAAATACCACGCAGCAATAGTGACATCGCCGGGTGGCGGCTACGCCTTACCCGGCCTACGGTTTTTGTAGGCCCGGCAAGCGCAGCGCCGCCGGGCAATCAAACTTACTCCGCTGCGACCGGTTTCACCCGCACCCCGGCAAACACCATCACCATCGCCGCGACCAGCAGCACGCCGCTGGCGGTGAATACCCCGCTGGCCCCGTTGAGATCGAACACCGCCCCGCCCCCTGCCGCACCCGCGCCGATCGCCAGCTGGATCGCGGCAACCATCAGTCCGCCCGCGCTTTCGGCTTCGTCGGTGACGGTGGTCGCCAGCCAGGTGGACCAGCCCACCGGTACCAGACCGAAGGCGAAGCCCCACAGGCTCACCAGCAGGCCGTCCACCAGCGCCAGATGCCCAAAGGCCACCATCAGCAACGCCAGGATCCCCATCGCAAAGGGCACCAGCGCCAGGGTCAGCCGCAGGTTGCGCGCCAGCAGATGTCCGGCGATGGAGGTGCCAACGAAGTTCGCCACGCCGAAGCCGAGCAGGATCAGCGAGATGGTTTCAACGCTCGCCTGCCCTACCGTCTCAAGGAACGGACGCAGATAGGTAAAGAAGGCGAAGTGGCCGCTGAAGATCAGAATGGTCGCCAGCAGGCCACCGATCATCCCCGGACGACGCAGGACCCGCCACAGCGTGCTGAGGCTGCCGCTGTTCTCAGGGCGCATCGACGGTAGGACCCACAGCTGCCACAGCAGAGCCAGCGCGCTGGGCACCACGCAGAGGATAAAGACGTTGCGCCAGCCGATCAGGCTGCCGAGATAGCTGCCGAGCGGCGCGGCCACCACGGTGGCAATCGACACCCCGGAGAAGATAATCGCCAGCGCCTTCGGCACGTCGCTGGCGGGCACGAGGCGCATCGCGGTGGCGGTGGACATCGCCCAGAAGCCGCCAATCGCCACGCCGAGCAGCAAACGCCCCATCAGCAGGACATGCAGAGAGGGTGCGAAGGCGACCAGCAGGCTGGAGACAATTTGCAGCACCGAGAAGAACATCAGCACCCAGCGACGGTCGATACTTTTAGTAGCAGAGGTGATCAGCAGGCCGGTGACCAGCGCCACCAGCGCGGTGGCGGTTACTGACTGACCGGCCACCCCTTCGCTGACGCCGAGACTGGCGGCCATGGGCGTCAGCAGGCTGGCGGGCAGAAACTCGGCGACGATCAGGCCGAATACCCCCAGCCCCAGCGACCAGACCGCGCGCCAGGCAGGTCTGGCCGGAGTGCTGGCCTCGTTTGCGGCGATGGATGAATGCATTTGTAATACTCCCGTTATGAAAATGTGACGTATGTCGCAAAGCATAGATAGTTCACCGCGGACGATCTATGACATATAATCTCCACTTATTGATTATTCGTCCGGGAATAGAGAAATGACGCTACAGTCGCCTGATTTGATCAGTGAGTTGCTGCGCGGAATGCGCCTGTCGGGGGTGAAGTACCGCCGGATTGAGGCGAGCGCGCCGTTCGGCGTGGCCTTCAGCGCGGCCGCGGGAAAAGCGCAGTTCCACTTTATCAGCCGCGGCCCGGCGGTATTACGGATGCACAGCGGGGCGCGTTTTGCGCTGAACAGCGGCGATGCGGTATTTATCCCTAACGGTGATGCCCACGCCCTGCTCTCAGGGGATGACGCGACGGTAACGCCGGTCTCGGCTTTTCCCAGCGAGCCGATCTGCAACAGCGTCTGCGATATTCACTGCGAGCCCTGCCCGGACAGCGATAACGTGGTGATATTTAGCGGGTGTATGGATTTCGATCTCGGCGGGATGCAGCCGCTGATCAAGGCGATGCCGGAGGTGATGATGGTCAGCCGTCTGATGACCACCTGGCCGGAGATCCATCCTCTGCTGGAGGCGATGGAGCGCGAGTCGATGACCCGTCAGGTGGGATTTGCCGGGATCCTCGCCCGGCTGGCGGACGTGGTGGCAGCCCTGATTGTCCGCGGCTGGGTCGAAGCCGGGTGCGGGAAAGCCACCGGCTGGATCCAGGTGCTGCGCGATCCGCGTCTCAGCCGGGCGATCTACGCCATGCACCAGCAGCCGGGGGGTTAACTGGAGCGTGGCGGAGCTGGCAAAGGAGGCGGGAACATCCCGGTCGGTGTTTGCCGAGCGGTTTCTCTCGGCCACCGGGACTACCCCGGCGAAATACCTGACCGAGCTGCGGATGCGGCTGGCGATCCAGTATATCGGGCAGGAGAATCAGGCGATTGAGACCGTGGCGCTGCGCCTCGGTTACGGCTCACTGGCGGCGTTTAGCCGGGCGTTTAAGCGGATTGTCGGTCAGTCGCCGGGCGCGTTACGCGAAGCCGGTCAGACTCCACAGGAGATCTGACCGGACGGATTAGCAGTTAAAGCCAGCTCTGCTGCGACGGTGTGCCTTCGCTGCGCTCTTCACGCGGCAGCTCGATGGTGAGCGTGGAGAGATGTTTTGACCACAGATCGGCCACCCATTTCACGCCGCGCGCGGTAAAGCGCGCCTGGGACCAGGTGTGCTGGTTTTCGCCCACGCCGCTGTGCAGCGTAAAATAGCCCGCGTCGATATGGTGCTGCGGCGGAACCAGATTGCCGCCGACGCGCTGCATGATATTGCGCTCCAGCAGGAACTCGCGGAACTGCGGCTCTTTGGCTTTCAGCATTTTACAGAGCTGACGAAAACCCATCGCCTCTTTCACTCTGACGAACTGGTCAAAAAACACCGCCTTTGGGGCCCAAAGGGCAAGCTGCTCCTCCGCCCGGTGGCATTTTTCATACTGCTCGGCCCAGGCGCGTGCCGCCGCTGCCGGATTGGTAAAGTCCGGGAGATTGGCGTTTCTCTCACGCTCCTGCCAGCGATCCAGCATGGCAGCCGTGAAGCCCGGGGAGATGCGTGAAACCGTCAGCAGGGAGTCTCGTTTGTTGAGCAAAAACTCCTGCCGCGTTTCACCTTCGCGCTCGTACAGACTGGCCGTTACCGGCTGCGAAAGACGCTGCGCTGTTTCCAGGCTCTTCACCATGCGCTTCACCTCGGTATGGGCAATACCGGTCATCTTTGCGATTTCGCGGCTGCTGATGGTGGCAAGCGGGTTATTGGACTGGAAAGTTTGAACAGGAATTACCATAGGTTTCACCCCTCACTCATACATTACTCGGGTAATTTGCTCTAATAGTATACAAATACCTGTTCAAATATCCAGTATAATTTTTAAGCGTACCCCCCTGAAAAGCAGGCCACGCCTAAGTTCCCGTAATCAGGACGTTTTTGGCGACGTCTTCAGGCTTTCCAGTTCACGCGCATCATGGCTACAGAAAAAAGTGATGTCGTTGGCGTGCGAACAGGAGAGCTCGCGCAGCCGCTGCTGGTTACGACGCCGGGCATCGTTATCCATCGCCATCATCCACTGGTAAAAGCGCAGCCCGGGGGTACAGTGGCGCTGCGGCTGGCGCATCTCATCCCGGTAAAACCAGGCGTCACCCCCGTGCAGCAGCCACCCCTGCGGCTGGCGGATGGCAATCCCGGCGTGACCCGGCGTATGCCCGGCCAGCGGCACCAGCAGGATCTCCGGCGGCAGTCCGTTTAGCGCCGTTACCGCGTCGAAGCCAAACCAGCGCTCTCCCTGCACCTGATACCCCTCCCAGCCAGAGGTGGCGCTCCACTGCCCGGGGCGGTAGCGCTCCCGCTGCAGCCAGCTGTGGCGCTGCTGCGCCGTGTCGATCTCCTGCTGCATTAAGTGGATGCGCGCGTGAGGGAAGTCGGTCAGCCCGCCCGCGTGGTCGAAATCCAGATGCGTCAGAATGATATGGCGGACGTCCGCCACGCTGAAGCCCAGCGCCTCGACCCGGGCGCGTGCCGTGAGCGATTCCCGGCGCTGGATGTTATTCAGCACCCGGAAAAAGCCCGACAGCCGGGAGGGGTCACGCACGTCCCCTTGCCCGAAGCCGGTATCCACCAGCACCAGCCCGTCGCGCTCGGTTTCAATCAGCAGGCAGTGGCAGACCAGGTGCGCATGCAGCCCCTTGCTGAAACCGTCGTAAAATGCGCCGCCCAGCGGGCACATGCACCCGCAGTTAAGGTGATGGATCTTCATATCGCCTCCTCATCAAGGTGATTGCGTCTGCTGATTCTGCTCTGACGTGCCAAAATGCGCGGTGTCGCCGTGGCCGTGTTCACCGCTGCCCTGCACCCGCCGGAGCTGGATGACCTCGCCCTGCTGCCAGGCATTGGCGCCTTTCGCCACCGGGTGGGCCACGATATCGGCACGCTGGCGTTTAATCTCCTGAGTATCGATCCCCAGACGGCGATCGCGATCCGCCAGCAGCGCCGGATCGAGCTGCCCTTCCCCGGTAAAGCCCATCATCAGGGCCGGGATGCCAAGTGGCAGGGTTTTATCGCGATCCGTATGCCAGGTGTGCCAGGTTTTGCCATAGGTGTTGACGATTTTGCTCATCAGCGCCTTGTCCGCCACCGCCGGCAGGCCGGGTGCCACCAGGCTGCCCGATTTCACTTCGTACTGATGGCTGTGCCAGAGCTTTTTCTCCTCCGGCGGCAGGGTGTTAAACAGGCGTTCGCTGATGATGTACTCGACGCCCATCAGTCGGGCGTCCTTCGTATTGCCGTCATAAATGACCGCCTGCATGACGTCTTCATTAAGCACCGTCACGTAGTGATGGGCCTCCATCTGGCCGTTTTTATCCCCGCTGTAAAAATGAAAGCCGTCGAGATAAGCGCTGATCGCCTCCACCGGCGGCCGGGACTGAATCACCTGGGCGCCGGTTTCCAGGGTGCGCATTTTGGCGGAGGTGCTTTCACCGGGGATGGGCGCCTGCGGCGGTGAGTTATTCGCCCCGCAGCCGACAAGAAGCAGGATGGCTGGAACGATCAAAGATAACGATTTCATTGGCACTCCCTTTCACTTAGCCTGGTTATGAAGGTAGTGCAGATGCAGGGATTGATCCGGCATATGTGTGAAAAAACAGCGGCTTCGCTGTGATTCGTCCGCAACGGTAAATTGTCTGGTTATGCGCAAAATGCGCTATCCGACACGCTAAGTGGCTAAGATTCGTCTAAGGTTTTCAGGTGATTGATGACAGCGGCCACGCTGCCCAACGAACTTAGGAGAACAACCATGATGAGACCTCAACGCCACCCTACACTGCGGCTGGCGATTGGCGGCATCCTGCTTGGGATCACCGCCTTCAGCTATGCGGACGACTCGTCCAGCAGCCAGAAACAGCCACCAGACATCCTGTTTGGCCCGCTGTTTAACGATGTGCAAAGCGCCAAACTCTTCCCCGATCAAAAAACCTTTGCCGATGCGGTACCGAAAAACGATCCTCAGGCGATCCTTGCCGATTACCACATGCAGCGCAAACAGTCCGGCTTCGACCTGCGTCATTTTGTCGACATGAACTTCACCCTGCCGGCGGAGAAGGAAAAATACGTTCCACCTGCCGGGCAGAGCCTGCGCGCGCATATCGACGGCCTGTGGCCGGTGCTGACGCGCACCACCTCCAGCGCCGGGAAGTGGGATTCGCTGCTGCCGCTGCCGAAACCTTACGTGGTACCGGGCGGACGTTTCCGCGAGATCTACTACTGGGACAGCTACTTCACCATGCTGGGGCTGGCCGAGAGCGGTCACTGGGATAAAGTCGCCGATATGGTGGCCAACTTTGCCTGGGAGCTGGATAGCTGGGGCCATATCCCCAACGGTAACCGCAGCTACTACCTGAGCCGCTCTCAGCCGCCGTTCTTCTCTCTGATGGTTGAACTGCTGGCGACGCACGACAGCGAGGCGCTGAAGAAATACCGTCCGCAAATGGAAAAAGAGTACGCCTACTGGATGGAAGGCGTGGATGCCCTCCAGCCGGGTCAGGCCAGCCAGCGGGTGGTGAAGCTGGACGATGGTGCCGTGCTGAACCGCTACTGGGACAATCGCGACACGCCGCGTCCGGAATCCTGGCTGGATGACATCAACACCGCGAAAAAATATCCGAGCCGCCCGGCGACGGAGATCTACCGCGATCTGCG
This Leclercia sp. S52 DNA region includes the following protein-coding sequences:
- a CDS encoding MFS transporter, whose amino-acid sequence is MHSSIAANEASTPARPAWRAVWSLGLGVFGLIVAEFLPASLLTPMAASLGVSEGVAGQSVTATALVALVTGLLITSATKSIDRRWVLMFFSVLQIVSSLLVAFAPSLHVLLMGRLLLGVAIGGFWAMSTATAMRLVPASDVPKALAIIFSGVSIATVVAAPLGSYLGSLIGWRNVFILCVVPSALALLWQLWVLPSMRPENSGSLSTLWRVLRRPGMIGGLLATILIFSGHFAFFTYLRPFLETVGQASVETISLILLGFGVANFVGTSIAGHLLARNLRLTLALVPFAMGILALLMVAFGHLALVDGLLVSLWGFAFGLVPVGWSTWLATTVTDEAESAGGLMVAAIQLAIGAGAAGGGAVFDLNGASGVFTASGVLLVAAMVMVFAGVRVKPVAAE
- a CDS encoding phage antirepressor KilAC domain-containing protein translates to MVIPVQTFQSNNPLATISSREIAKMTGIAHTEVKRMVKSLETAQRLSQPVTASLYEREGETRQEFLLNKRDSLLTVSRISPGFTAAMLDRWQERERNANLPDFTNPAAAARAWAEQYEKCHRAEEQLALWAPKAVFFDQFVRVKEAMGFRQLCKMLKAKEPQFREFLLERNIMQRVGGNLVPPQHHIDAGYFTLHSGVGENQHTWSQARFTARGVKWVADLWSKHLSTLTIELPREERSEGTPSQQSWL
- a CDS encoding MBL fold metallo-hydrolase, giving the protein MKIHHLNCGCMCPLGGAFYDGFSKGLHAHLVCHCLLIETERDGLVLVDTGFGQGDVRDPSRLSGFFRVLNNIQRRESLTARARVEALGFSVADVRHIILTHLDFDHAGGLTDFPHARIHLMQQEIDTAQQRHSWLQRERYRPGQWSATSGWEGYQVQGERWFGFDAVTALNGLPPEILLVPLAGHTPGHAGIAIRQPQGWLLHGGDAWFYRDEMRQPQRHCTPGLRFYQWMMAMDNDARRRNQQRLRELSCSHANDITFFCSHDARELESLKTSPKTS
- a CDS encoding OBAP family protein, whose product is MKSLSLIVPAILLLVGCGANNSPPQAPIPGESTSAKMRTLETGAQVIQSRPPVEAISAYLDGFHFYSGDKNGQMEAHHYVTVLNEDVMQAVIYDGNTKDARLMGVEYIISERLFNTLPPEEKKLWHSHQYEVKSGSLVAPGLPAVADKALMSKIVNTYGKTWHTWHTDRDKTLPLGIPALMMGFTGEGQLDPALLADRDRRLGIDTQEIKRQRADIVAHPVAKGANAWQQGEVIQLRRVQGSGEHGHGDTAHFGTSEQNQQTQSP